In Myxococcus stipitatus, the DNA window CACCAAGAGCGGCACCGCCGTCGCCATGCTCGTGCCCATCATGGCGCTGGGCCTGCCCATCATGGACACGCTGCTCGCCGTGGTGCGCCGCTCGCTGATGGGCCGCCCGCTGTTCAGCGCGGACAAGGAGCACATCCACCACCGCATCATGAACCGGCTGGTGCTCAGCCACCGCTCCACCGTGCTGGTGCTCTATGCCCTGTGCGGCCTCTTCATGCTCGCGGCCCTGGGCCTCAACTTCGCCAACAGCGCCCAGAGCGCCCTGCTGCTGTGTGGCATGGGCGTGGTCATCTTCGTGCTCATGCGCAAGCTGGGCTACCTCGACCTGGGGCGCGCCGCCGACATGCAGCAGGTCCGCCAGCGCAACCTCCGCCTTCGCTCGCTCGTGAAGGACGTCACCGCCGCCGTCCGCTCGGCGCCCTCGCTCCAGGCCGTCTGGGATGCCGTGCGCCCTCTCGCGGAGGGCCTCGAGGTGTCGCGCCTGGAGCTGCGCTTCCTCCAGGTCCGCGCGGACGCTCCCGCCGAAGGCATCGTGTTCGAGACCCAGCGCGCCACCGGCCTGTCCCTGCCTCACGAGGTCCGTCTGGACTTGAAGGAGGCGGAGGAGATGCTGGGCTCGCTCGTGCTGGCGTGGCGCGATGGTCGCGGCGCCATCAACCGGGACGAGGAGTTGGCCCTGGAGGTGGTGGCCGACGCCGTGGCCGAGCGCGCCTCGCGGTTGATGGCCGTCGCGGAGCCGGAGCCCGGCCGCGTCGTCGCCCTGAGGCGGTGACGGCGTGACGGATTCCATCGCCCTCGTGGCGCTGCTGCGGGACTGGCCCTCCGCGCCGTCCCGCCCCGCGCCCGTGGGCAAGGAGGCCCTCGACTTCGTGCGCGCGGCCGTGCGCCATGGGCTCGCGGGCTTCGTGGCCCACGCGGTGGGGCAGGGGGGCTGGTCGCTGCCCGCGGAGGCGGGCGCGCTCCTGCGCCGCGAATCCCTCGCGGGCGCCGCGCGCAACATCCAGGTCAAGGCGCTGCTCCTGCGCGCCCTGGAGGTGCTCGCCGGCGAGGGCATCGTCCCCGTGGCGCTCAAGGGCTATGGGCTCGGCCTGCGGCTGTACCCCGACCCGCTCCAGCGCGCGACGCGCGACGTGGACCTGCTCGTGGGGCGCGAGCAGGTGGGCCCGGCGGTGCGCGCGCTCACGCGGCTGGGACTCGCCACGCGGAGCCCGGACGCCGCGCGGCACGTCGAGGCGTCCGCGCACCACGTGGAGCTGGAAGGGCCCGCGGGGCTCGTGGAGCTGCACTTCCATGCGCTGTCCCCCTGGGGACACCCGTTGGAGGGTGACACGCTGCTCGCGCGCGCCGTGGAGGACGGGTTGGAGGGGCGACGGGTGCGGTGGCTGCGGCCCGAGGACGAGGCCGTGTACCTGTCACTGCACGCGGGCAACCACCTGCTCCAGCGCCTCGCGTGGGTGTTCGATTTGAAGCTGCTGGCGCTGCGTGGCCTGGACTGGCCTCGGGTGGTGGCCGCCGCGCGGGAGACGGGGCAGGCCCAGGCGGCGTGGTACGGCTGGGAGACGGCGCGTCGGCTCCTCGGAGCGCCAGTGCCCGAAGCGGCCCTGCGAGAGCTGGCGCCGCCCCTGTGGCAACGGACCGTGGCCGGGCGGCTCTTCACGGCGTCGCGCCTGGTGGACACGGAGCTGCTGAACAGCAAGCCCGCGTGGCTGGCGGCGAAGCTCCTGCTGGCTCCGAGCGGGCGCACCGTGGCGGCCTACTCGTTGCGACGGTTGCGGTCGCGGCTGTGGGGCCTCCAGCGCCGACCGTGAGGTGGGCCCAGGCATGAGGCGCTGGCTTCCGTGCGGAGCCCGAGGCGTCCTTCCCGCGGTGATGGACTCGCGCGTGCGCTTTCTTGGCGCGGGGACGGTGTTAGAGAGAAAGGCGAAGGGTTCGCGCGAGGCTCGGACATGGTCAGGATCCACACAGGTCGAAGCGAGCAGGAGTCGCGGAGCATCCTGGATGCCCACTCCCTCTCGGTCGGGCGTACGGCCTTCTTCTGGCCCTCGGGTGGGAACTGGGGCGGCGCTCATTCCAGGACGTACCAGACCCTCACCGAGGGCGGGCGGCTCCTCCTGCGCAAGCAGGCCACCGCGACGAACATTCCCTGGTTCGACACCTACGTCTCCATCCGGTTCATCCCTCGCGAGGATGGCGCCGAGCTCGAGCTGGATTCCCATGCCCGATTCCAGTGGGTGGGGACGCTCGGACTGGCCTCGCTCTGCGCCTTCTTCGCGATGGTGGCGCTCCTGTCCCCGGGGTTCGTGTCCGTGTCTCTCGCGGTGCTGACCGGGGCCGCCTCGGTGTTCTTCTGGCGAGGCATCCGGCGGCGCCGAGAGGCCGACCTGCGGCGGGTCTCCACGCACCTGCGCGCCTTGCTCGACGGCCGGGACGCCGCCGCTCCGGCCCCTGTGTGAAGAGGGGCCCGGCCCCCTCCTCCGGGGCCACCGTCTGTCCGGTGTCCATCAACCCTCCGTGACGGGGAGCCTCGGGTCGGGCACAGGCAGTCGTTGCAGGGCACAGGGTGGGCCCGTTAAAGGGGGCCCCCATGTCGCTCAGCCTGCTCGACACGTTCCGCGTCCTCGCCTCGTTCGACCCACCGCGAGGCGCGCTCAAGGGCGCGCCCTGGGAGGCGTACGTGGACTGGGCCGTCGCCCAGGGCCTGGCGCCCCTGGCG includes these proteins:
- a CDS encoding MraY family glycosyltransferase — encoded protein: MITYFVAFLVSLLVALALTYFVRNQALAWGWLDQANSSRKVHVRPIPRLGGVGIVAGFFAPLCALFLVDSGVGYHFRLHTDLVSGLFLGGAVIAALGLYDDLRGAGARLKFSVQFAVAFGLYALGFRIEVIANPFGPELTLGALSLPFTVLWMVGVVNALNLIDGLDGLAGGVAFFGVGTNFILSLARGDVLMCLLMAALAGAILGFLVFNFNPASIFMGDTGSMFLGFVLAAVSIKTSTKSGTAVAMLVPIMALGLPIMDTLLAVVRRSLMGRPLFSADKEHIHHRIMNRLVLSHRSTVLVLYALCGLFMLAALGLNFANSAQSALLLCGMGVVIFVLMRKLGYLDLGRAADMQQVRQRNLRLRSLVKDVTAAVRSAPSLQAVWDAVRPLAEGLEVSRLELRFLQVRADAPAEGIVFETQRATGLSLPHEVRLDLKEAEEMLGSLVLAWRDGRGAINRDEELALEVVADAVAERASRLMAVAEPEPGRVVALRR
- a CDS encoding nucleotidyltransferase family protein, encoding MTDSIALVALLRDWPSAPSRPAPVGKEALDFVRAAVRHGLAGFVAHAVGQGGWSLPAEAGALLRRESLAGAARNIQVKALLLRALEVLAGEGIVPVALKGYGLGLRLYPDPLQRATRDVDLLVGREQVGPAVRALTRLGLATRSPDAARHVEASAHHVELEGPAGLVELHFHALSPWGHPLEGDTLLARAVEDGLEGRRVRWLRPEDEAVYLSLHAGNHLLQRLAWVFDLKLLALRGLDWPRVVAAARETGQAQAAWYGWETARRLLGAPVPEAALRELAPPLWQRTVAGRLFTASRLVDTELLNSKPAWLAAKLLLAPSGRTVAAYSLRRLRSRLWGLQRRP